DNA sequence from the Dethiosulfovibrio salsuginis genome:
CATGGACCGGATAGGCCCGTCGAATCGGGTGGCGAACAGGCCTAGCCGGTCCTCCCAGTGGGAGTCGCTGCCTCCCAATGTGGCCAGGGAAAGCTCCTCGGCCATGTCCACCGCCTGACGGTTGTGGTGGGGCTTGGTGCTGCCGTTGAAGATCTCCGCCCCGTCCATAAAGGGGCATAGTCTCATGACGTCCCCCATTCCTCTGCCGTTGTCCCTGAAGGGATGGGCCGCCGCGCTTACCCCCCCCATCTCTCGGACAAGTCGAGCAAGCTCCGGGGCGTGCATCTTATGGCTGGGGATCGAGTCGACGCCGTAGACCAGCAGGTCTCCCTGGTAGGTCAGGATCTCAACCCCTACCAGTATCAAAAAGCCGTATCTATCGGTGAGCTCCTGGGCCATAGGGGCCAGTTTCAACGTGTCGTGGTCGGTGATGCACAGTCCGTCCATCCCCAGCTCCTTGGCCCGGGCGACCGCCCTCTCTAAGGGCAAATGGCTATCGTCGGAGCCTTCCATGGTGTGCAGGTGGGTGTCTATAATCAACGGGGTCACTCCTTTGGTCGGGATATTTACATAGGGAGTCTCCAGAAACGCTGCTCCTCGGAGAGATGCTTCCGACGTAGCCCATTCGAGCCCGTATACTCGACCTGCCGTCGTGTAGTACGAATAGGGCGACAGGACGTCGCCCTAAGCCGAGGGGGCACAGGACGTGCCCTCCGAGGCGGTTCGTACGGAACAGGCAGGTCGAGTATACGCCTGGGCGAGACAGGGCGGAGACGGAAGCATCTCTCCGAGGGGCTCCGAACGTGATTTCCTGGAGATACCCTACAAGATCTTATTCCTTATATTTATGGATTATATAGCACCTTGCCCGAACCGCAAGCCCTTTATCACACAAAAAAGCAGGTGATTTCCCTGGACAGATCGACTATTCTCAAAGATCCTATGATATGGAAGTTCAGGTTTTACGGCTTCCTGAAAAACCTCAAATTCTTCGAGCCCTTCCTGATGCTTTATCTTTTAGGGGCGGGGCTATCGCTCTTTCAGATAGGCCTTCTCTACTCGATAAGAGGGGCTATTATATACCTACTTGAGATCCCATCGGGGCTGTTGGCGGACCACTGGGGCAGAAA
Encoded proteins:
- a CDS encoding PHP-associated domain-containing protein gives rise to the protein MIIDTHLHTMEGSDDSHLPLERAVARAKELGMDGLCITDHDTLKLAPMAQELTDRYGFLILVGVEILTYQGDLLVYGVDSIPSHKMHAPELARLVREMGGVSAAAHPFRDNGRGMGDVMRLCPFMDGAEIFNGSTKPHHNRQAVDMAEELSLATLGGSDSHWEDRLGLFATRFDGPIRSMGDLVQAIRDRATSPVTYDSKSGLWVSPEIPSREIPMREAIA